A genomic stretch from Lathyrus oleraceus cultivar Zhongwan6 chromosome 2, CAAS_Psat_ZW6_1.0, whole genome shotgun sequence includes:
- the LOC127117559 gene encoding E3 ubiquitin-protein ligase At4g11680 isoform X2: MNSRCLLNSNSMVQSSNSAAEEERVDGSRNSHRPERVSLPPSFSVRMAMRISRSRWFTFLRRVFHYQNGSRSSLGSNPFNSSTWLMLEFSALIVQIIVSTFTLAVSNMEKPVWPMRVWISGYDIGCVLNLLVVYGRYRQIYLVQGDALSLSNMEQQRNSEDTRTSLELFFAIWFVMGNVWVFDSRFGSFQQAPKLHVLCITLLTWNAICYSFPFLLFLLLCCCVPLISSLLGYNMNIASSNKGATDEQISQLPSWIHKDPPHTTKLDLGNDSQSIEKFINEDPECCICLAKYKDKEEVRKLPCSHVFHLKCVDQWLKIISCCPLCKQGLEK; encoded by the exons ATGAATTCTAGGTGTTTGTTGAATTCCAACAGCATGGTTCAATCTTCGAATTCTGCAGCAGAAGAAGAAAGAGTGGATGGTTCTAGAAATAGCCATCGGCCTGAACGTGTGTCGTTGCCGCCTTCGTTTTCGGTTCGGATGGCTATGAGAATATCTAGATCAAGATGGTTTACTTTTTTAAGAAGAGTTTTCCATTATCAGAATGGGTCGAGGTCTAGTCTTGGCTCGAATCCTTTCAATTCTAGCACTTGGTTGATGTTGGAGTTTAGTGCTTTGATTGTTCAAATCATCGTTTCTACGTTTACTTTGGCTGTTTCGAATATGGAGAAACCTGTTTGGCCTATGAGGGTGTGGATATCTGGTTATGATATTGGATGTGTTCTTAATTTGCTTGTGGTTTATGGACGGTACCGACAAATTTATCTGGTTCAAGGAGATGCTCTAAGCCTTTCTAATATGGAACAACAGAGGAACAGTGAAGACACAAG GACTTCATTGGAGCTTTTCTTTGCCATATGGTTTGTGATGGGAAATgtttgggttttcgactcacgTTTCGGTTCATTTCAACAAGCTCCAAAACTTCATGTCCTCTGCATCACCTTGCTTACATGGAATGCAATCTGTTACTCTTTCCCTTTCCTACTTTTTCTCTTGTTATGCTGCTGCGTACCACTGATTAGCTCCCTCCTCGGTTACAACATGAACATCGCATCTTCTAATAAAGGAGCAACCGATGAACAAATTTCACAACTTCCAAGTTGGATACACAAAGATCCTCCTCATACTACGAAGTTAGATCTCGGAAACGACTCTCAAAGCATTGAAAAATTCATCAATGAAGATCCG GAATGTTGCATTTGCTTAGCCAAGTACAAAGACAAAGAAGAAGTTAGAAAATTGCCATGTTCTCATGTGTTCCATCTAAAATGTGTGGACCAGTGGCTGAAAATTATATCTTGCTGCCCACTTTGCAAACAAGGATTAGAGAAGTAG
- the LOC127117559 gene encoding E3 ubiquitin-protein ligase At1g63170 isoform X1 — protein MNSRCLLNSNSMVQSSNSAAEEERVDGSRNSHRPERVSLPPSFSVRMAMRISRSRWFTFLRRVFHYQNGSRSSLGSNPFNSSTWLMLEFSALIVQIIVSTFTLAVSNMEKPVWPMRVWISGYDIGCVLNLLVVYGRYRQIYLVQGDALSLSNMEQQRNSEDTSVYRMSHLMNKCRTSLELFFAIWFVMGNVWVFDSRFGSFQQAPKLHVLCITLLTWNAICYSFPFLLFLLLCCCVPLISSLLGYNMNIASSNKGATDEQISQLPSWIHKDPPHTTKLDLGNDSQSIEKFINEDPECCICLAKYKDKEEVRKLPCSHVFHLKCVDQWLKIISCCPLCKQGLEK, from the exons ATGAATTCTAGGTGTTTGTTGAATTCCAACAGCATGGTTCAATCTTCGAATTCTGCAGCAGAAGAAGAAAGAGTGGATGGTTCTAGAAATAGCCATCGGCCTGAACGTGTGTCGTTGCCGCCTTCGTTTTCGGTTCGGATGGCTATGAGAATATCTAGATCAAGATGGTTTACTTTTTTAAGAAGAGTTTTCCATTATCAGAATGGGTCGAGGTCTAGTCTTGGCTCGAATCCTTTCAATTCTAGCACTTGGTTGATGTTGGAGTTTAGTGCTTTGATTGTTCAAATCATCGTTTCTACGTTTACTTTGGCTGTTTCGAATATGGAGAAACCTGTTTGGCCTATGAGGGTGTGGATATCTGGTTATGATATTGGATGTGTTCTTAATTTGCTTGTGGTTTATGGACGGTACCGACAAATTTATCTGGTTCAAGGAGATGCTCTAAGCCTTTCTAATATGGAACAACAGAGGAACAGTGAAGACACAAG TGTTTACAGGATGTCACACTTGATGAACAAATGCAGGACTTCATTGGAGCTTTTCTTTGCCATATGGTTTGTGATGGGAAATgtttgggttttcgactcacgTTTCGGTTCATTTCAACAAGCTCCAAAACTTCATGTCCTCTGCATCACCTTGCTTACATGGAATGCAATCTGTTACTCTTTCCCTTTCCTACTTTTTCTCTTGTTATGCTGCTGCGTACCACTGATTAGCTCCCTCCTCGGTTACAACATGAACATCGCATCTTCTAATAAAGGAGCAACCGATGAACAAATTTCACAACTTCCAAGTTGGATACACAAAGATCCTCCTCATACTACGAAGTTAGATCTCGGAAACGACTCTCAAAGCATTGAAAAATTCATCAATGAAGATCCG GAATGTTGCATTTGCTTAGCCAAGTACAAAGACAAAGAAGAAGTTAGAAAATTGCCATGTTCTCATGTGTTCCATCTAAAATGTGTGGACCAGTGGCTGAAAATTATATCTTGCTGCCCACTTTGCAAACAAGGATTAGAGAAGTAG